The following proteins come from a genomic window of Gordonia westfalica:
- a CDS encoding nuclear transport factor 2 family protein — protein MSTSTAGVSTEQQNKALVAEFMEVFSRGDVDAILSFLAPTATWWVGGEIDGISGTKNKEEFGAMLAGLSATTKTGAIALTPLAFTAEGERVAVETESYSEMNNGKVYNNLYHFVFVVRDGKIHEVKEFLDTEHTRAVFLG, from the coding sequence GTGTCAACCAGTACAGCCGGCGTCAGCACGGAGCAGCAGAACAAGGCTCTGGTCGCGGAGTTCATGGAGGTGTTCTCCCGCGGCGACGTGGACGCCATCCTGTCCTTCCTGGCGCCGACGGCCACCTGGTGGGTGGGCGGGGAGATCGACGGTATCTCCGGAACCAAGAACAAAGAGGAGTTCGGCGCCATGCTGGCCGGCCTCTCCGCCACCACCAAGACCGGCGCCATCGCGCTCACCCCGCTCGCCTTCACCGCCGAGGGAGAACGCGTGGCGGTCGAGACCGAGTCGTACTCGGAGATGAACAACGGCAAGGTCTACAACAACCTCTACCACTTCGTCTTCGTGGTCCGCGACGGAAAGATCCACGAGGTCAAGGAGTTCCTGGACACCGAGCACACCCGCGCGGTCTTCCTCGGCTGA
- a CDS encoding LLM class flavin-dependent oxidoreductase — MDVGVLLVFQNYHENVSDEEVFLRDLELGVLAEKAGFDSVWSAEHHFDDYSMCPDNFAILSYLAGRTSKVKLGIGATILPWNDPLRVVEKAIMLDQMSGGRVLLGMGRGLAKMEYEAFGIPMDEARPRFNEAAEMVLRGLRTGVVSGDGPMYPQKEIALRPAPNPNTSWDGRLFAAAMSPDSVPVVADLGVQMMTFMQFPFEQHAEAINGWKQMFRDAQGTEPGPPVIQDFVICHEDEEEARRLAYEHINRYFLSVIKHYDFAGKHWRETKGYETYQAGADMIREAGMEAAADAYVEANIYGTPERCVEKYAYRHELIGDFLPNAAFAFGGLPFDEAEKSLKLFGEKVVPEVHKMKAKTPAAV; from the coding sequence ATGGATGTCGGCGTACTTCTCGTCTTCCAGAACTACCACGAGAACGTGAGTGACGAAGAGGTCTTCCTGCGCGACCTCGAGCTCGGCGTACTCGCCGAGAAGGCCGGTTTCGACTCGGTCTGGTCGGCGGAGCACCACTTCGACGACTACTCGATGTGCCCGGACAACTTCGCGATCCTGTCCTACCTCGCCGGCCGCACCTCGAAGGTCAAGCTCGGCATCGGCGCCACGATCCTGCCGTGGAACGATCCGCTGCGCGTCGTGGAGAAGGCCATCATGTTGGATCAGATGTCGGGTGGCCGTGTGCTTCTCGGCATGGGTCGCGGCCTGGCGAAGATGGAGTACGAGGCCTTCGGCATCCCGATGGACGAGGCCCGCCCCCGCTTCAACGAGGCCGCCGAGATGGTGCTGCGCGGACTCCGCACGGGCGTCGTCTCCGGCGACGGCCCGATGTACCCGCAGAAGGAGATCGCGCTGCGGCCGGCGCCGAACCCGAACACCTCCTGGGACGGACGACTCTTCGCCGCGGCGATGTCGCCCGACTCGGTTCCCGTTGTCGCCGACCTCGGCGTCCAGATGATGACCTTCATGCAGTTCCCGTTCGAGCAGCATGCCGAGGCCATCAACGGCTGGAAGCAGATGTTCCGCGACGCCCAGGGCACCGAGCCCGGCCCGCCGGTCATCCAGGACTTCGTCATCTGCCACGAGGACGAGGAAGAGGCTCGTCGTCTGGCCTACGAGCACATCAACCGGTACTTCCTCTCGGTCATCAAGCACTATGACTTCGCCGGCAAGCACTGGCGTGAGACCAAGGGCTACGAGACCTACCAGGCGGGCGCGGACATGATCCGTGAGGCCGGCATGGAGGCCGCGGCCGACGCCTACGTGGAGGCGAACATCTACGGCACGCCCGAGCGGTGCGTCGAGAAGTACGCCTACCGCCACGAGCTCATCGGCGACTTCCTGCCCAACGCTGCCTTCGCCTTCGGAGGCCTGCCCTTCGACGAGGCCGAGAAGAGCCTGAAGCTCTTCGGCGAGAAGGTCGTCCCCGAGGTCCACAAGATGAAGGCCAAGACCCCCGCGGCGGTCTGA
- a CDS encoding flavin reductase family protein, whose amino-acid sequence MSESVIDQVAVEFRDVMARVCTPVAVITAFDDERPHGTTVSAFTSLSMGPPMILVSLDRGSDLLSIIRRTGRFGVNVLAHDQADVALRFARKGADKFDGIAWSGSSALPRLDGASGWLACTTESLVDGGDHVVALGNIVETGLTPAAPLTYHDRVFGTHSAFEVAR is encoded by the coding sequence GTGAGCGAATCCGTCATCGATCAGGTGGCCGTCGAGTTCAGAGACGTGATGGCCAGGGTCTGTACGCCCGTCGCGGTCATCACCGCCTTCGACGACGAACGGCCGCACGGCACCACGGTCAGCGCGTTCACGTCGTTGTCGATGGGACCGCCGATGATCCTCGTGTCCCTCGACCGTGGTTCCGACCTCCTGTCGATCATCCGCCGGACCGGCCGGTTCGGCGTGAACGTCCTCGCCCACGACCAGGCAGACGTCGCACTGCGTTTCGCCCGCAAGGGCGCCGACAAGTTCGACGGCATCGCCTGGTCCGGGTCGTCGGCACTCCCCCGACTCGACGGCGCCTCCGGCTGGCTGGCCTGCACGACCGAATCCCTGGTGGACGGCGGCGATCATGTCGTCGCGCTCGGCAACATCGTCGAGACCGGTCTGACGCCCGCGGCGCCCCTCACCTACCACGACCGGGTGTTCGGCACCCATTCAGCATTCGAGGTCGCCCGATGA
- a CDS encoding bifunctional 3,4-dihydroxy-2-butanone-4-phosphate synthase/GTP cyclohydrolase II yields the protein MSTRPDLETPDPTPIATAASTQAVARAVAAVAAGGFVVVVDDDDRENEGDLICSASSITDEQMAFLIRHTTGIICAPMTAERTRRLELPQMVDDNRDAHGTAFTVTVDHHRAGTGVSAHDRALTVRALASDDTLASDLRRPGHVFPLQARDGGVLTRAGHTEAAVDLVTMAGAGEVGVIGEIIADDGTMRRGDDLLEFAEHHGLPVLRIADLVAHRTASGSFVHQMATAAMPTLFGDFRAVAYRSDIDDTEHLALVMGDVAAAGATAGGALVRVHSECLTGDIVGSLRCDCGAQLEQALSAIAEEGCGAVVYLRGHEGRGIGLGHKIRAYALQEQGLDTVDANTALGLPVDSRTYGTGAAILKDLGIRRVRLITNNPAKYGGLGGHDLEIVGRVGLPTVSTPHNVRYLRTKQERMGHVLTPEALTGTTGA from the coding sequence ATGAGCACCCGTCCCGATCTCGAGACGCCCGACCCGACCCCCATCGCGACCGCGGCGTCGACCCAGGCCGTCGCCCGCGCCGTCGCCGCGGTCGCCGCCGGCGGATTCGTCGTCGTGGTCGACGACGACGATCGCGAGAACGAAGGCGACCTGATCTGCTCGGCGTCGTCGATCACCGATGAGCAGATGGCGTTCCTGATCCGGCACACCACCGGCATCATCTGCGCACCGATGACGGCCGAGCGCACCCGTCGACTCGAGCTGCCGCAGATGGTCGACGACAACCGGGACGCGCACGGCACCGCCTTCACCGTCACCGTCGACCACCACCGGGCCGGGACCGGGGTCTCGGCGCACGATCGGGCCCTCACCGTCCGGGCGCTCGCCTCCGACGACACCCTGGCCAGCGATCTGCGCCGCCCCGGCCATGTCTTCCCGCTGCAGGCGCGCGACGGCGGGGTCCTCACCCGCGCCGGACACACCGAGGCCGCGGTCGACCTGGTCACCATGGCCGGCGCCGGCGAGGTCGGGGTCATCGGCGAGATCATCGCCGACGACGGGACGATGCGACGCGGCGACGACCTGCTCGAGTTCGCCGAACATCACGGACTGCCCGTGCTGCGCATCGCCGACCTCGTGGCCCACCGGACCGCCTCCGGTTCGTTCGTCCACCAGATGGCCACCGCGGCGATGCCGACCCTCTTCGGCGACTTCCGCGCGGTCGCCTACCGCTCGGACATCGACGACACCGAACATCTCGCCCTCGTGATGGGCGACGTGGCCGCGGCCGGTGCCACCGCCGGGGGCGCGCTGGTCCGCGTGCACAGCGAATGCCTGACCGGCGACATCGTCGGTTCGTTGCGCTGCGACTGCGGTGCACAACTCGAACAAGCTCTGTCGGCCATCGCGGAAGAGGGCTGCGGAGCAGTCGTCTACCTGCGCGGACACGAGGGCCGCGGCATCGGGTTGGGCCACAAGATCCGCGCCTATGCACTCCAGGAACAGGGTCTCGACACCGTCGACGCCAACACCGCGCTCGGGCTGCCGGTGGACTCCCGCACCTACGGCACCGGCGCCGCGATCCTGAAGGACCTGGGCATCCGGCGCGTACGCCTCATCACCAACAATCCGGCCAAGTACGGCGGACTCGGTGGCCACGACCTCGAGATCGTCGGGCGCGTCGGCCTCCCGACCGTCTCGACCCCGCACAACGTCCGCTATCTGCGCACCAAGCAGGAGCGGATGGGTCACGTGCTCACCCCCGAGGCGCTGACCGGGACCACAGGTGCATGA
- a CDS encoding GAF domain-containing protein — protein MTSMVEREVAADSEAGAAPATGRERDVIAAFAEITTEAITDTRLEDLLSLVGQKLCALLGVTRCSVYLRHANGSYRGAAGFCEDAGDITEAVKRQISGFDGDLFSQEVINSRAPVVIADALNDPRPHRRTMTHWDVRAMLGVPLTFDDAVIGLIFVDSRGREHEFTQDDIEVAELFARLSALFISQAMLNTRLRGQAAEIARNNATLAYLADVHHRLTSAVLEGANIHRVVELLSELSAKPVILYNNSFDVLAWAAPEALKLTAPPVMSEKVRATASVRQALAELSVSTPSAIVPAQLAVGLGRRHLMCRMVIEGRQTGFLGIVEVGRSLEALDANIAERGATVLALQMLSERRQIETEGQARDDYLSDLLRNSRDKEHLVRRGPQFGIDLTNPHVLVRFTVDDATDRLTASAIQSLVTRTFAAEMSISPPPAVRLPGAVIVMVRLESDDLDEVGRVRDHVSTIRDRLSADLSLGATLISGICRTPVDYPHAHRDLREMGSVAKSFGWDERVMTLDELGLFRVIVSSGHVKEALHFAHSFVAPVRQHDDGTLLATWRAFVANDGKVQATASSLDVHENTIRYRLGRIKEIARRDPTSLDCLLSAKMAFQVLDLAGQ, from the coding sequence ATGACGTCCATGGTGGAGCGCGAGGTCGCTGCCGACTCCGAGGCCGGTGCGGCACCTGCCACCGGTCGCGAACGCGACGTCATCGCGGCCTTCGCCGAGATCACGACCGAGGCGATCACCGACACCAGACTCGAGGATCTCCTCAGCCTGGTCGGCCAGAAGCTGTGCGCGCTCCTCGGCGTCACCCGCTGCTCGGTGTATCTCCGACACGCCAACGGCAGCTACCGCGGCGCCGCGGGCTTCTGCGAGGACGCCGGTGACATCACCGAGGCGGTGAAGAGACAGATCTCCGGTTTCGACGGCGACCTGTTCAGCCAGGAGGTCATCAACTCGCGTGCGCCCGTCGTCATCGCCGACGCGCTCAACGACCCGCGCCCCCACCGCCGGACGATGACGCACTGGGATGTCCGCGCCATGCTCGGCGTCCCGCTCACCTTCGACGACGCGGTCATCGGCCTGATCTTCGTCGACAGCCGCGGCCGGGAACACGAGTTCACACAAGACGACATCGAGGTCGCCGAGCTGTTCGCGCGACTCTCCGCCCTGTTCATCAGCCAGGCGATGCTCAACACCCGCCTGCGCGGCCAGGCCGCCGAGATCGCCCGGAACAACGCCACGCTGGCCTACCTCGCCGACGTCCACCACCGTCTGACCAGCGCGGTGCTCGAGGGCGCCAACATCCACCGGGTCGTCGAGCTCCTGTCGGAGCTGTCGGCCAAGCCTGTGATTCTCTACAACAACTCGTTCGACGTGCTGGCCTGGGCCGCGCCGGAGGCGCTGAAGCTGACCGCGCCGCCGGTGATGAGCGAGAAGGTGCGGGCCACCGCCTCGGTCCGCCAGGCGCTCGCCGAACTGTCCGTGAGCACGCCGTCGGCCATCGTGCCCGCGCAGCTCGCGGTCGGCCTGGGTCGCCGGCATCTCATGTGCCGCATGGTGATCGAGGGCAGACAGACCGGTTTCCTCGGCATCGTCGAGGTGGGCCGCAGCCTGGAGGCCCTCGACGCGAACATCGCCGAACGCGGCGCCACCGTCCTGGCGCTCCAGATGCTCTCCGAACGCCGGCAGATCGAGACCGAGGGTCAGGCGCGCGACGACTATCTGTCGGACCTGTTGCGCAACAGCCGCGACAAGGAACACCTGGTCCGGCGTGGTCCGCAGTTCGGCATCGACCTGACCAATCCCCATGTCCTCGTTCGCTTCACGGTCGACGACGCGACCGACCGGCTGACGGCGTCGGCGATCCAGTCCCTGGTCACGCGCACCTTCGCGGCGGAGATGTCCATCTCCCCGCCCCCGGCCGTCCGGCTGCCCGGCGCGGTCATCGTGATGGTCCGCCTCGAATCAGACGACCTCGACGAGGTCGGGCGCGTCCGCGACCATGTGTCGACGATCCGCGACCGGCTCTCCGCTGATCTCTCCCTCGGCGCGACCCTGATCTCCGGTATCTGCCGCACCCCGGTCGACTACCCGCACGCTCATCGCGATCTCCGCGAGATGGGTTCGGTGGCAAAGTCTTTCGGTTGGGACGAGCGGGTGATGACACTCGACGAACTCGGCCTGTTCCGGGTGATCGTGTCCAGCGGCCACGTGAAGGAGGCGCTGCACTTCGCCCACTCCTTCGTCGCGCCCGTACGGCAGCACGACGACGGCACGCTCCTCGCCACGTGGCGGGCCTTCGTGGCCAACGACGGCAAGGTGCAGGCCACCGCGTCGTCACTGGACGTCCACGAGAACACCATCCGCTACCGCCTCGGACGGATCAAGGAGATCGCGCGTCGCGATCCGACCTCGCTGGACTGCCTGCTCTCGGCGAAGATGGCCTTCCAGGTCCTCGATCTCGCGGGTCAGTGA
- a CDS encoding phosphotransferase family protein, giving the protein MAHSTIPDRPAPAEPIPADTAALTAWMDEQGLPAGDTTELRPLHGGTQNIMVIVSRGGREYVLRRGPRHLRPQSNAAIAREMTLLSALSSTEVAHPRFVAGTTDPDVLGATFFLMEPVHGFNAADALPAPYAATAEGREAMGHALVDALAGLAAVDHSAIGLDDFGKPDGFLERQVPRWLAEHERYAGTPGYPGGTFPDLDRIAGWLEDNRPGRFRPGLLHGDYHVANVLYDHRAPRVAAIVDWEMATVGDPLLDLGVLLAIWPDDPRESDLYESALGRAGNLPSRSAIVARYAERSDRDLDALDWYTVLASFKLGIILEGTYARSCDGKAPRDVGERLHRYADGLFVRARGIIAGA; this is encoded by the coding sequence ATGGCCCACAGCACGATCCCCGACCGTCCTGCTCCCGCCGAGCCCATCCCGGCGGACACCGCAGCGCTGACGGCATGGATGGACGAGCAGGGCCTCCCCGCCGGTGACACCACCGAGCTCCGGCCGCTGCACGGCGGTACCCAGAACATCATGGTCATCGTCAGCCGCGGCGGACGTGAGTACGTCCTGCGGCGCGGACCCCGGCACCTGCGCCCGCAGTCGAACGCCGCGATCGCCCGTGAGATGACCCTGCTGTCGGCCCTGAGCTCGACCGAGGTCGCGCACCCGCGCTTCGTCGCCGGCACCACCGATCCCGACGTCCTCGGCGCCACCTTCTTCCTGATGGAGCCGGTGCACGGGTTCAACGCCGCCGATGCGCTGCCGGCCCCGTACGCCGCGACCGCCGAAGGACGCGAGGCCATGGGTCACGCCCTCGTCGACGCACTGGCCGGACTGGCGGCGGTCGACCACTCCGCCATCGGCCTCGACGACTTCGGCAAACCGGACGGCTTCCTCGAACGACAGGTACCGCGATGGCTGGCCGAGCACGAACGGTACGCCGGCACACCGGGGTACCCCGGTGGAACATTCCCCGACCTGGATCGCATCGCGGGCTGGCTCGAGGACAACCGTCCCGGCCGCTTCCGGCCCGGACTCTTGCACGGCGACTACCACGTGGCGAACGTCCTCTACGATCACCGCGCTCCCCGGGTCGCGGCCATCGTCGACTGGGAGATGGCAACCGTCGGCGACCCGCTGCTCGATCTCGGTGTGCTGCTGGCGATCTGGCCCGACGATCCGCGGGAGTCCGATCTCTACGAGAGCGCACTCGGACGCGCCGGCAACCTGCCGAGCCGGTCCGCGATCGTCGCCCGCTACGCGGAGCGTTCCGACCGGGATCTCGACGCTCTGGACTGGTACACCGTTCTCGCGAGCTTCAAACTCGGCATCATCCTCGAGGGCACCTACGCCCGGTCGTGTGACGGCAAGGCGCCCCGCGACGTCGGTGAACGTCTGCACCGCTACGCCGACGGCTTGTTCGTCCGCGCACGCGGGATCATCGCCGGCGCCTGA
- a CDS encoding acyl-CoA dehydrogenase family protein, translating to MAWDFSTEPEFQKKLDWMKDFVRTEVFPLETLDLDWDQLRRAIAPLQEEVKANDLWAAHLDPELGGQGYGQVKLGLMQEILGSTPYGPLVFGCQAPDSGNCEILAAVGTDEQKKRWLEPLLAGEYYSSFALTEPDNAGADPTNLTTTAVHDGDGWVLNGHKWFISNAATADFMIVVAVTDPDAERHRRTSQFIIPIDAPGLDVVRDIGSVENPRPRPYTYGSHCEVVLHDVRVNDSALLGNRGDGFLIAQKRLGPGRIHHCMRWIGQASRAFDMMCERATYRYAHGSVLADKQTVRNFIADSAAEIQALRLMTLHAAWRIDEEGTAAARKDIALIKFFGAKILHDVIDRALQVHGSLGYSADLPLESMYRAARAARLYDGPDEVHRDSVARQYLKGYTRPADDRPTEHIPTRREAARHRFAELLAEQP from the coding sequence ATGGCCTGGGATTTCTCCACGGAACCCGAATTCCAGAAGAAGCTCGACTGGATGAAGGATTTCGTCCGCACCGAGGTCTTCCCGCTCGAGACCCTCGATCTCGACTGGGATCAACTACGGCGGGCGATCGCGCCACTGCAGGAAGAGGTCAAGGCGAACGACCTCTGGGCAGCACATCTCGACCCGGAACTCGGTGGACAGGGATACGGCCAGGTGAAGCTCGGCCTGATGCAGGAGATCCTGGGTTCCACACCGTACGGTCCGCTCGTGTTCGGTTGCCAGGCACCCGATTCCGGCAACTGCGAGATCCTCGCCGCGGTCGGCACCGACGAGCAGAAGAAGCGGTGGCTCGAACCGCTGCTGGCCGGTGAGTACTACTCGTCGTTCGCCCTGACCGAACCCGACAACGCCGGCGCCGATCCGACCAACCTCACCACCACCGCCGTCCACGACGGTGACGGCTGGGTTCTCAACGGCCACAAGTGGTTCATCAGCAATGCGGCCACCGCAGACTTCATGATCGTCGTCGCCGTCACCGATCCCGACGCCGAACGCCACCGTCGCACCTCGCAGTTCATCATCCCCATCGACGCGCCGGGTCTCGACGTGGTCCGCGACATCGGTTCGGTCGAGAATCCGCGGCCGCGGCCGTACACCTACGGCTCGCACTGCGAGGTCGTCCTGCACGACGTCCGCGTGAACGACTCCGCACTGCTCGGCAATCGGGGCGACGGCTTCCTGATCGCCCAGAAACGCCTGGGTCCCGGCCGGATTCACCACTGCATGCGCTGGATCGGTCAGGCGAGCCGCGCCTTCGACATGATGTGTGAGCGCGCCACCTACCGTTACGCACACGGCTCCGTCCTCGCCGACAAGCAGACGGTCCGCAACTTCATCGCCGACTCCGCCGCGGAGATCCAGGCCCTGCGCCTCATGACCCTCCACGCCGCATGGCGCATCGACGAGGAGGGCACGGCCGCCGCGCGCAAGGACATCGCGCTCATCAAGTTCTTCGGCGCCAAGATCCTGCACGACGTCATCGACCGCGCGCTGCAGGTGCATGGTTCACTCGGTTACAGCGCCGACCTGCCGCTGGAGTCGATGTACCGTGCGGCACGCGCCGCCCGCCTCTACGACGGTCCCGACGAGGTGCACCGCGACAGCGTCGCACGTCAGTATCTGAAGGGGTACACCCGTCCGGCCGACGACCGCCCCACCGAGCACATCCCCACGCGGCGTGAGGCCGCCCGGCACCGCTTCGCCGAGCTGCTCGCCGAACAGCCCTGA
- a CDS encoding SDR family NAD(P)-dependent oxidoreductase — MSLNGKTAIVTGAAQGIGQATAIRLAADGAHVVTADIQDCGVTLKEIAEAGGSAEAVRLDVRVADDWSAAVEQITASRGSIDCLANVAGVVNMISEDTVVGLTEEAWDVVVGTDLKGVWLGMRAVIPGMIENGGGRIVNISSMAALRGLPNLASYSAAKGGVVGLTKQAAYEYGPHNILINAIAPGTIDTPILADITEEMRQANANAHIVKRLGLPSEIASMVAYLMREGDFLTGEIYPVDGGWAAKGNF, encoded by the coding sequence ATGTCTCTCAACGGAAAAACTGCGATCGTCACCGGCGCGGCCCAAGGCATCGGTCAGGCCACCGCCATCCGGCTCGCCGCGGACGGCGCCCACGTCGTCACCGCCGACATCCAGGACTGCGGGGTGACCCTCAAGGAGATCGCGGAGGCCGGCGGCTCCGCGGAGGCCGTCCGGCTCGATGTCCGCGTCGCCGACGACTGGTCGGCCGCGGTGGAGCAGATCACCGCCTCGCGCGGTTCGATCGATTGCCTGGCCAATGTGGCCGGCGTGGTCAACATGATCAGCGAGGACACCGTCGTCGGCCTCACCGAGGAGGCCTGGGACGTCGTCGTCGGCACCGACCTCAAGGGCGTGTGGCTCGGTATGCGGGCGGTCATCCCCGGCATGATCGAGAACGGTGGTGGCCGCATCGTCAACATCTCGTCGATGGCCGCGCTCCGCGGTCTGCCCAACCTGGCGTCGTATTCGGCGGCCAAGGGCGGCGTTGTGGGTCTCACCAAGCAGGCCGCGTACGAGTACGGGCCCCACAACATCTTGATCAACGCGATCGCGCCGGGCACCATCGACACCCCGATCCTGGCCGACATCACCGAGGAGATGCGTCAGGCGAATGCCAACGCGCACATCGTCAAACGCCTCGGGCTTCCCTCGGAAATCGCGTCCATGGTCGCGTACCTCATGCGTGAGGGCGACTTCCTCACCGGCGAGATCTATCCGGTCGACGGCGGCTGGGCCGCCAAGGGCAACTTCTGA
- a CDS encoding HAD family hydrolase, producing the protein MSATSTQPRAVLFDFSGTLFRFEARDDWFVDLLDDAGDTFTPERQADIIRRMVAPVGLPDGIEGDDRTAWEQRDLDPELHRVGYLALLRTVGMSNAGHANSLYDRVLDPESWVPFADTVEVLTRLADAGVPIGIVSNIAFDLRKVLALHGIDHLVDAYALSYEVGAIKPDPQIFRAALDPIGVPAGEVLMVGDSDKADGGARALGCAFALVHDVPPADRPTALLDAVTAHGIELRA; encoded by the coding sequence ATGAGCGCAACCTCCACACAGCCGCGGGCGGTTCTGTTCGACTTCTCCGGCACCCTGTTCCGCTTCGAGGCGCGCGACGACTGGTTCGTCGACCTCCTCGACGACGCCGGCGACACGTTCACCCCGGAGCGCCAGGCCGACATCATCCGCCGGATGGTCGCGCCGGTCGGGTTGCCCGACGGCATCGAGGGTGACGACCGGACCGCCTGGGAGCAAAGGGATCTCGATCCCGAACTGCATCGGGTGGGCTATCTCGCCCTGCTGCGCACGGTCGGGATGAGCAACGCCGGTCACGCCAACTCGCTCTACGACCGGGTCCTCGACCCGGAATCGTGGGTGCCGTTCGCCGACACCGTCGAGGTGCTGACGCGCCTCGCAGACGCAGGGGTGCCGATCGGCATCGTCAGCAACATCGCCTTCGATCTGCGGAAAGTCCTTGCCCTGCACGGCATCGACCATCTCGTGGACGCGTATGCGCTGTCCTATGAGGTCGGTGCGATCAAACCCGACCCGCAGATCTTCCGCGCCGCACTCGACCCGATCGGCGTGCCGGCCGGCGAGGTGCTCATGGTCGGGGACAGCGACAAGGCCGACGGCGGTGCGCGTGCGCTCGGTTGTGCCTTTGCGCTCGTGCACGATGTGCCGCCGGCCGATCGACCGACCGCGCTGCTCGACGCCGTGACCGCTCACGGCATCGAGCTGCGCGCCTGA
- the glmM gene encoding phosphoglucosamine mutase, which translates to MARLFGTDGVRGLANAELTPELALRLASAAAVVFEDVSAGAGSEASGPSEPASGRRPRAVVGRDPRASGEMLEAAVCAGLAATGVDAIRVGTVPTPAVAFLTADYRADFGVMISASHNPMPDNGIKFFSAGGHKLDDDVENRIEAAMDGDFIRPIGAAVGRVLDAPDAGDRYRRHLSQAIEERLDGLTVVVDCANGAASQLAPLAYAEAGATVITIHADPDGLNINADCGSTHMDKLQAAVLEHGADLGLAHDGDADRCLAVDSTGAIVDGDAIMAILATALADKNRLHENVLVATVMSNLGLHIAMREAGITVRTTAVGDRYVVEELRRGDYSLGGEQSGHIVVPGSGTTGDGILTGLMIMARMAATSSRLADLAGIVTVLPQELINVRVADKHAVAESQSVKQAVVDAEAELGDSGRVLLRPSGTEQLVRVMVEAGTAEQAGSIAGRLADIVAAAGA; encoded by the coding sequence TTGGCACGCCTTTTCGGTACCGACGGCGTCCGAGGCCTGGCCAACGCCGAGCTCACCCCAGAGCTCGCGTTGCGCCTGGCCTCGGCCGCCGCGGTCGTTTTCGAAGACGTTTCCGCCGGCGCCGGGAGCGAAGCGAGCGGGCCAAGTGAACCGGCCAGCGGACGCCGTCCGCGCGCGGTGGTCGGACGTGATCCACGTGCTTCCGGTGAGATGCTGGAAGCCGCTGTGTGCGCGGGTCTCGCCGCGACCGGCGTCGACGCCATCCGCGTCGGCACCGTGCCCACCCCGGCGGTCGCCTTCCTGACCGCGGATTACCGCGCCGACTTCGGCGTGATGATCTCCGCGTCGCACAATCCCATGCCCGACAACGGGATCAAATTCTTCTCCGCCGGCGGGCACAAGCTCGACGACGACGTCGAGAACCGCATCGAGGCGGCGATGGACGGCGACTTCATCCGTCCCATCGGTGCGGCCGTCGGCCGCGTCCTCGACGCGCCGGATGCGGGGGACCGCTACCGCCGTCACCTATCCCAGGCCATCGAGGAGCGCCTCGACGGTCTGACCGTGGTCGTCGACTGCGCGAACGGCGCCGCGTCGCAGCTCGCGCCGCTGGCCTACGCCGAGGCCGGTGCCACCGTCATCACGATCCACGCCGATCCCGACGGTCTGAACATCAACGCCGACTGCGGCTCCACCCACATGGACAAGCTGCAGGCAGCCGTCCTCGAGCACGGTGCAGACCTCGGACTGGCCCACGACGGTGACGCCGATCGCTGCCTCGCTGTCGACTCGACCGGTGCGATCGTCGACGGCGACGCCATCATGGCGATCCTGGCGACCGCGCTCGCCGACAAGAACCGTCTGCACGAGAACGTCCTCGTCGCCACCGTCATGAGCAACCTCGGTCTGCACATCGCGATGCGGGAGGCCGGAATCACGGTGCGCACCACCGCGGTCGGCGACCGCTATGTGGTCGAGGAACTGCGCCGCGGCGATTACTCGCTCGGCGGCGAGCAGTCCGGCCACATCGTCGTCCCGGGATCGGGAACCACCGGTGACGGCATCCTCACCGGCCTGATGATCATGGCGCGGATGGCGGCCACGTCGTCGCGTCTCGCCGATCTCGCCGGGATCGTGACGGTGCTGCCGCAGGAACTCATCAACGTCCGCGTCGCCGACAAGCACGCGGTGGCGGAGTCGCAGTCGGTCAAGCAGGCCGTGGTCGACGCCGAGGCCGAACTCGGTGATTCCGGACGAGTCCTGTTGCGTCCCTCGGGAACAGAGCAACTCGTGCGCGTCATGGTGGAGGCCGGGACCGCCGAGCAGGCCGGTTCGATCGCCGGTCGTCTCGCTGACATCGTCGCGGCTGCGGGCGCATGA